Within the Mumia flava genome, the region TGCAGGCGCTCCTGGACGCCTGCGGCGACCCCGCGTACGGCGCCCAGGTGCTGGCGGTCGGAGCCGACCGGCACGGGACGTACGGCGTGGAGCGCGCCGAGGCGGCGGGGGTCGCGACGTTCGTCGAGCGTGTCTCGGACCACCCGGACCGGGCGGCGTGGGACTCCGCGCTGACCGCGGCCGTCGCTGCGTACGAGCCGGACCTGGTGATCTCGGCCGGGTTCCTCAAGCTGGTCGGTCCGACCTTCCTGGAGGAGTTCACCGACCGCTACGTCAACACGCACAACTCGCTGCTGCCGAGCTTCGCCGGGATCCACGGTCCCCGTGACGCGCTCGAGTACGGCGTGAAGGTCGCCGGCGCGACGCTGTTCTTCGTCGACGCCGGCGTCGACACGGGTCCGATCGTCGCGCAGGTGGCCGTCGAGGTCGCCGACGACGACACCGAGGAGACCCTGACCGAACGCATCAAGCAGGCCGAGCGTCGACAG harbors:
- the purN gene encoding phosphoribosylglycinamide formyltransferase; amino-acid sequence: MLVSGSGSNLQALLDACGDPAYGAQVLAVGADRHGTYGVERAEAAGVATFVERVSDHPDRAAWDSALTAAVAAYEPDLVISAGFLKLVGPTFLEEFTDRYVNTHNSLLPSFAGIHGPRDALEYGVKVAGATLFFVDAGVDTGPIVAQVAVEVADDDTEETLTERIKQAERRQLVDVVGAMVGRGWTIDGRKVTIG